A single genomic interval of Shewanella halotolerans harbors:
- a CDS encoding ATP-binding cassette domain-containing protein: MLHIESLSLSYRETRVIDDLNLSIKRGESLAIVGPSGAGKSTLLSYIYEQLKQDAALCSQSQGLVDALSVFHNVYMGALARHSFAYNLLNLAWPLAARREEVAKLCAELYLEAPLQKPVSSLSGGQRQRVALARALYQQKLSFIGDESFSALDPVMAQRLLSLVKARHETVVMVLHDSDLALSHFDRIIGLSEGKLVLDKPTSQLDGEQLACFFDDQMAAS, from the coding sequence ATGCTCCACATCGAATCACTCTCCCTGAGTTATCGTGAGACTCGGGTCATCGACGATCTTAACTTGTCGATTAAGCGGGGAGAGTCTTTAGCCATAGTCGGGCCCTCTGGGGCGGGTAAGTCGACGCTGCTGAGCTATATCTACGAGCAGCTTAAGCAAGACGCCGCCCTATGCAGTCAATCCCAAGGTTTGGTCGATGCCCTGAGCGTGTTCCATAACGTCTATATGGGCGCACTGGCCAGGCACTCCTTTGCCTATAACCTGTTGAATCTCGCCTGGCCATTGGCGGCAAGGCGTGAAGAGGTGGCCAAGCTGTGCGCCGAGCTCTACCTTGAGGCGCCGCTGCAAAAGCCTGTCTCTTCGCTCTCTGGCGGCCAGCGCCAGCGGGTTGCCCTGGCGCGGGCGCTCTATCAGCAAAAACTTAGTTTCATCGGCGACGAGTCGTTTTCCGCCTTGGATCCCGTGATGGCCCAGCGCCTGCTGAGTTTGGTCAAGGCCCGTCACGAAACCGTGGTCATGGTGCTGCATGACAGCGACCTTGCTTTGAGTCACTTCGATCGCATCATAGGCCTTAGCGAGGGCAAATTGGTGCTCGATAAGCCGACGAGTCAACTCGATGGTGAGCAGCTGGCTTGCTTCTTCGATGACCAGATGGCGGCGAGCTAG
- a CDS encoding ACP phosphodiesterase: protein MNFLAHLHLADNSKTDLAANLAGDFAKGNIADHPKALQQGIWLHRQIDSLTDSHELTKELKAAFPKTLQRAAPILIDLAFDHMLAKYWEEYHHLSLSDFAQQAYLALSSAEQLPVNLSDLIIRMRQENWLIAYESREGLNQTIKAVSKRVSKPEIFDGAIDTVKRMDTEIEIAFRTFYPQLMAYSRIWTRQTPPEFL from the coding sequence ATGAACTTTTTGGCTCATCTGCACCTGGCAGATAACAGTAAAACCGATCTTGCCGCCAATCTTGCCGGTGATTTTGCCAAGGGCAATATCGCCGACCATCCCAAGGCCCTACAACAGGGGATCTGGCTGCACCGGCAGATAGACTCGCTAACCGATAGCCATGAGCTCACCAAGGAGCTCAAGGCCGCCTTCCCCAAGACGCTGCAGCGCGCCGCGCCAATACTGATCGATCTGGCCTTTGACCATATGCTGGCCAAATATTGGGAAGAGTATCATCACCTGTCCCTGTCCGACTTTGCCCAGCAGGCCTATCTAGCGCTCAGCAGCGCCGAGCAGCTGCCGGTCAATCTGAGCGATCTCATCATCCGCATGCGCCAGGAAAACTGGCTTATCGCCTATGAAAGCCGTGAAGGGTTGAATCAAACCATCAAGGCGGTGAGCAAAAGGGTCTCTAAGCCGGAAATTTTCGATGGCGCCATCGACACGGTTAAGCGGATGGATACAGAGATAGAGATAGCCTTTCGCACCTTCTATCCTCAGCTGATGGCCTACAGCCGCATCTGGACCCGCCAGACGCCGCCCGAGTTTCTCTAG
- a CDS encoding protein disulfide oxidoreductase yields the protein MSSTFKSLASKLMPLVKPRRKRYRYLRDAALMALLAIALLSYQQRNMISGEAPLLSGFTTRDQPIALEQGQVTLVYFWGTWCPVCRVTSPMVNSVAEQHKVISIAVASGTDDEINQFMTEHDYQFDVIGDEEMLHQAWGASVFPAIYIVDTQGQVRFKTSGATSSWGMRLRLLLAAW from the coding sequence GTGTCATCGACCTTCAAAAGCCTGGCAAGCAAGCTAATGCCGTTGGTTAAGCCTAGGCGCAAGCGGTATCGCTATCTCAGAGATGCGGCTTTAATGGCGCTACTTGCCATTGCCCTGCTCAGCTATCAGCAGCGCAACATGATCTCAGGCGAGGCCCCGCTCCTGAGTGGCTTCACCACCCGAGATCAACCCATTGCACTTGAGCAGGGGCAAGTTACCCTGGTCTATTTCTGGGGCACCTGGTGCCCGGTCTGCCGCGTTACCTCGCCCATGGTCAATAGCGTGGCCGAACAGCACAAGGTGATCAGCATAGCCGTTGCCTCGGGCACAGATGATGAGATCAACCAATTTATGACGGAGCACGACTATCAGTTTGACGTCATCGGTGATGAGGAGATGCTGCACCAAGCCTGGGGCGCAAGCGTTTTCCCCGCCATCTACATCGTCGACACGCAAGGGCAAGTTCGTTTTAAGACCTCTGGCGCCACCAGCAGCTGGGGCATGAGACTCAGGCTGTTGCTCGCGGCCTGGTGA
- a CDS encoding sensor histidine kinase, producing MSIKGYLFVLFGALILILGGSQLLVSHFYKAQLQSELSERSRDLSQNLVKVLIDNVGTEQEFVVQFDEQALQESIQDAEALRQEFEQDIESVSQAIAQLSEEVVRMEMETDNASAEQKAFFRAKLAAKQQELRDHLNAMMSYERELKHRQRASIAEAKREAADEYRRRLHDAVSQIEIDTNSWLDKGNVAIIDAPISPTTPEKGKVAVEFAHDIDLPNQETNEQLERFSESMIGAILMSSLAGLLLVYMLSHVISAPLSALAKGHKKLGQGELGYQVDERGVKELKSILNGFNKMSSQLASLSEQKKQMAQQKQLAELGEVTRGIAHSLRNPLHTLGLLSEAVAQSESIEDANKLLSQMQQKIAMMDKSIQSLLTLSSTQVNRQSWVPLAATVQDILLELSINGSKPSIAFHCEDQGVQVQGAESEIRSILHAVMINAVEATPDTGRIDLTLAEDDESYTLVVADTGKGISPEVRDKLAQPHVTTKAEGTGMGIYIAERLIQGHYGGRITFDDNPGGGTLVTLYFAKPDSNKTQQEDKPQTEEV from the coding sequence ATGTCGATTAAAGGTTATCTGTTTGTGCTATTTGGCGCGCTCATCTTGATATTGGGGGGCAGCCAGCTGCTGGTGTCCCATTTCTATAAGGCGCAGTTGCAGAGCGAGCTGAGTGAGCGCTCGCGGGATCTGTCGCAAAACCTGGTGAAGGTGCTGATCGACAACGTCGGCACAGAGCAAGAGTTTGTGGTGCAGTTTGATGAGCAGGCCCTGCAGGAGTCTATCCAAGATGCCGAGGCGCTCAGGCAGGAGTTTGAGCAGGATATCGAATCTGTCTCCCAGGCGATTGCCCAGCTCAGCGAAGAGGTGGTGCGCATGGAGATGGAGACGGACAATGCCTCCGCCGAGCAGAAAGCCTTCTTTCGCGCCAAGCTGGCGGCCAAGCAGCAGGAGCTTAGGGATCATCTCAACGCCATGATGTCCTACGAGAGGGAGCTTAAGCACCGTCAGAGAGCCAGTATTGCCGAGGCCAAGCGCGAGGCCGCCGATGAGTATCGCAGGCGCCTGCATGACGCCGTGAGCCAGATTGAGATAGACACCAACAGCTGGCTCGACAAGGGTAACGTGGCCATCATAGACGCGCCTATCTCGCCCACCACGCCGGAGAAGGGTAAGGTTGCGGTGGAATTTGCCCATGATATCGACCTGCCTAATCAGGAGACCAACGAGCAGCTAGAGCGTTTCAGCGAGTCCATGATAGGGGCGATTCTGATGAGCTCACTGGCGGGCCTCTTACTGGTCTATATGCTCAGCCATGTGATCAGCGCGCCGCTATCGGCTCTGGCGAAGGGGCACAAGAAGTTGGGGCAGGGGGAGCTTGGTTATCAGGTGGATGAGCGTGGGGTCAAAGAATTAAAGAGTATCCTCAACGGCTTTAATAAGATGAGCAGTCAGCTCGCCTCCCTAAGCGAGCAGAAGAAGCAGATGGCGCAGCAGAAGCAGCTGGCCGAACTGGGTGAGGTGACTCGGGGGATCGCTCATAGCCTGCGTAATCCGCTGCACACCCTGGGGCTCTTGTCTGAGGCGGTCGCTCAGTCAGAATCGATAGAGGATGCAAACAAGCTGCTTAGCCAGATGCAGCAGAAGATCGCCATGATGGATAAGAGCATTCAATCTCTGCTGACGCTGTCGAGCACCCAGGTGAATCGCCAATCATGGGTGCCACTGGCAGCTACGGTGCAGGATATCTTGCTGGAGCTGTCGATCAACGGCAGCAAGCCCAGCATCGCCTTTCACTGTGAGGATCAAGGGGTTCAGGTGCAGGGCGCCGAGTCGGAGATCCGCAGCATCTTGCATGCCGTGATGATTAACGCGGTGGAGGCCACCCCGGACACAGGCCGTATCGATCTGACCCTGGCGGAAGATGATGAGAGTTATACCTTAGTGGTGGCCGATACCGGCAAGGGGATCAGCCCTGAGGTGCGTGATAAGCTGGCCCAGCCCCATGTGACGACCAAGGCGGAAGGTACCGGCATGGGGATCTATATCGCCGAGCGTTTGATTCAAGGGCATTATGGTGGACGCATCACCTTCGATGATAATCCCGGTGGCGGCACTCTGGTGACTCTTTATTTCGCGAAGCCCGATAGTAATAAAACACAGCAAGAAGATAAGCCCCAGACTGAGGAAGTATGA
- a CDS encoding PhnE/PtxC family ABC transporter permease, whose protein sequence is MFNFVGPWQRLTLGLWLLVGISLLFVDIEIISLDPWGELLRMGQGLLTPDFFATESLVNALWQTVSFALLGVSFGLLLGSPLALIYRSPWVAGICAMVRGIHEIFWALLFLQVFGLSPVTGVLAIALPYGATFARVFHDILQQAPSSTNDTLPFGCDRLSAYFYGKLGHVLPLMLAYVRYRFECALRSSAVLGFIGMPTLGFYLETAFRQGKYHEGAALLILFVVLIGTIPLWSRRRLLPLYLMAALFTLPKLTGVDLQLVWQFLTVDILPPGIREVIHGQQEFAQGLSRFASWWQRLTLEQALPGVGATLVLAVSALGLTHLLALLGHRFASMHSRGKFSMPIGQLLLLIMRSMPEYILAFIFMMLCGPSMLPAILALGLHNGALIAYLLTSQDSLVKPSALYQRRSDHYGYEVLPRIYPNLMSLLFYRFEVILRETAIFGVLGVMTLGFYIDSAFSEIRYNNAFYLLIVTALLNVLVDSLARRMLAKRLNQGMAVGQVSCVV, encoded by the coding sequence ATGTTTAACTTTGTCGGGCCCTGGCAGCGACTGACATTGGGCCTCTGGTTGCTGGTGGGGATCAGTCTGCTGTTTGTCGATATTGAGATCATCAGCCTGGATCCCTGGGGGGAACTGCTGCGCATGGGGCAGGGGCTGCTGACACCAGATTTCTTCGCCACCGAGTCGCTGGTCAATGCTCTGTGGCAGACGGTGAGCTTCGCCCTGCTCGGGGTGAGCTTCGGCCTGCTGCTCGGCTCCCCCTTGGCACTGATTTATCGCTCGCCCTGGGTGGCTGGGATCTGCGCCATGGTGCGGGGGATCCATGAGATCTTCTGGGCGCTGCTCTTTCTGCAAGTCTTTGGCCTGTCGCCGGTAACGGGTGTGCTGGCGATCGCCTTACCCTATGGCGCCACCTTCGCCAGGGTATTTCATGACATACTGCAGCAGGCGCCGAGTAGCACCAATGACACCTTGCCATTCGGTTGCGACAGGCTGAGTGCTTACTTCTACGGAAAGCTTGGCCATGTGCTGCCTTTGATGCTGGCCTATGTGCGCTACCGGTTCGAGTGTGCCCTGCGCAGCAGCGCCGTGCTGGGCTTCATCGGCATGCCGACCCTGGGTTTCTACTTAGAGACTGCCTTTCGTCAGGGTAAGTATCATGAGGGGGCGGCGCTGCTCATCCTCTTTGTGGTCCTGATTGGCACTATCCCGCTCTGGTCACGCAGGCGTCTGTTGCCGCTCTATCTAATGGCGGCGCTGTTTACCCTGCCTAAGCTGACCGGCGTCGATTTGCAGCTGGTCTGGCAGTTCTTAACGGTAGATATCCTGCCTCCTGGGATCCGTGAGGTGATCCATGGGCAGCAAGAGTTTGCACAGGGACTATCACGATTTGCCAGCTGGTGGCAGCGCTTGACGCTGGAGCAGGCCTTGCCCGGCGTGGGCGCCACTTTAGTGCTGGCGGTGAGCGCGCTTGGCTTGACCCATCTGCTGGCACTGCTTGGCCATCGTTTTGCCAGCATGCATAGCCGCGGCAAATTTTCTATGCCTATAGGGCAGCTTTTACTACTGATCATGCGCTCCATGCCAGAGTATATTCTGGCTTTCATCTTCATGATGCTCTGTGGCCCCTCCATGTTGCCCGCCATCTTGGCATTGGGGCTGCACAACGGCGCCCTGATCGCCTACCTGCTGACGAGCCAGGATAGCCTGGTCAAACCCAGTGCCCTGTATCAGCGTCGCAGCGATCACTATGGCTATGAGGTGTTGCCGCGCATCTATCCCAACCTGATGTCGCTGCTCTTCTATCGTTTCGAGGTGATACTGCGGGAAACTGCCATCTTCGGCGTGCTGGGGGTGATGACCCTAGGTTTCTATATCGATAGCGCCTTTAGCGAGATACGCTACAACAACGCCTTTTATCTGCTTATCGTTACCGCGTTACTCAACGTGCTAGTCGATAGCCTGGCGCGGCGAATGCTGGCCAAGCGCCTGAATCAAGGGATGGCAGTCGGCCAGGTATCTTGCGTGGTCTAA
- the queA gene encoding tRNA preQ1(34) S-adenosylmethionine ribosyltransferase-isomerase QueA, whose protein sequence is MRVADFSFDLPDELIARYPMPNRTASRLLTLDGNSGAVADKQFTDILEMVNPGDLMVFNNTRVIPARVFGQKQTGGKLEILVERMLDDKRILAHVRSSKSPKPGTIICLDGGYEMTMLARHDTLFELELNSESTILEVLEEVGHMPLPPYIDRPDEDADKERYQTVYNQNPGAVAAPTAGLHFDDALLAALQEKGVNVAFVTLHVGAGTFQPVRVDSILDHKMHSEWAEVPQDVVDSIKAAKAAGNRVIAVGTTSVRSLESAAKASEGELQAYSSDTDIFIYPGYEFQVVDAMVTNFHLPESTLIMLISAFAGFDEVKNAYQHAIAQKYRFFSYGDAMFVTKKAI, encoded by the coding sequence ATGCGCGTTGCCGACTTTTCTTTCGATCTTCCCGATGAGTTGATCGCCCGTTACCCCATGCCTAATCGCACGGCGTCCCGACTATTGACACTCGATGGTAATAGCGGCGCGGTGGCGGACAAGCAATTTACCGATATTCTGGAGATGGTTAACCCTGGCGATCTCATGGTGTTCAACAACACCCGAGTGATCCCGGCGCGCGTCTTCGGTCAAAAGCAAACCGGTGGCAAGCTGGAGATCTTGGTCGAGCGTATGCTGGACGACAAGCGAATTCTGGCCCATGTGCGCAGCTCCAAGTCACCTAAGCCCGGCACCATCATCTGCTTAGATGGCGGCTATGAGATGACCATGCTAGCCCGTCACGACACCCTGTTTGAGCTTGAGCTCAACAGCGAGTCCACCATACTCGAGGTGCTCGAAGAGGTTGGCCATATGCCACTGCCGCCCTATATCGACCGTCCCGACGAGGATGCCGATAAGGAGCGCTATCAGACAGTCTACAACCAGAACCCTGGCGCAGTGGCCGCGCCGACGGCGGGCCTGCACTTTGACGATGCTCTGCTTGCCGCGCTGCAAGAGAAAGGGGTAAATGTTGCCTTTGTGACCCTGCATGTGGGCGCGGGCACCTTCCAGCCGGTTAGGGTCGACAGCATCTTAGATCATAAGATGCACTCAGAGTGGGCCGAGGTGCCTCAGGATGTGGTCGATAGTATTAAGGCCGCTAAGGCGGCCGGTAATCGCGTCATCGCCGTGGGCACCACCTCGGTGCGCTCATTAGAGAGTGCGGCCAAGGCCAGCGAAGGTGAGCTACAGGCCTATAGCAGCGATACCGACATCTTTATCTACCCTGGTTATGAGTTTCAGGTTGTCGATGCCATGGTGACTAACTTCCATCTGCCGGAATCGACCCTTATTATGTTGATCAGTGCCTTCGCTGGCTTCGATGAGGTGAAAAACGCCTATCAGCATGCGATTGCGCAAAAATACCGCTTTTTCAGCTATGGCGATGCCATGTTTGTGACTAAAAAAGCGATCTAA
- a CDS encoding putative selenate ABC transporter substrate-binding protein has protein sequence MSFAKILPLIFTCLFVPATLAETFTFTAIPDENESQLKTRFNKVAKYLETELGVKVNYVPVKSYSAAVTAFRNNQVQLAWFGGLSGVQARRLVPGSQAIAQGYEDQYFKSFFIANTSVPLEMSTNFPNLNGYTFTFGSKGSTSGRLMPQFYIERNMGKQVKDIFTRIGFSGDHSRTIAQVEAGAYQVGAVNYKVWETAVANGTVDTNKVKVIWETPAYPDYQWTVRADADQRFGEGFTEKLTKALLEMKDPDLLASFPRQSFVEADNADYEPIESVATAIGLLD, from the coding sequence ATGTCCTTCGCTAAAATTCTACCCTTAATCTTTACCTGTTTGTTTGTGCCGGCGACGTTAGCCGAAACCTTTACCTTTACCGCCATCCCTGATGAAAACGAGAGTCAGCTAAAGACGCGTTTTAATAAGGTGGCTAAGTACTTGGAGACAGAGCTGGGCGTTAAGGTGAACTATGTGCCGGTCAAATCCTACTCGGCAGCCGTTACTGCGTTTCGTAACAATCAGGTGCAGCTGGCCTGGTTTGGTGGCCTCTCAGGCGTGCAGGCGAGACGACTGGTACCTGGCTCACAAGCGATTGCCCAGGGCTATGAAGATCAATACTTTAAGAGCTTCTTTATCGCTAACACCTCGGTACCACTGGAGATGTCGACCAACTTCCCGAACCTGAACGGTTATACCTTCACCTTCGGCTCGAAAGGGTCGACCTCGGGTCGCCTGATGCCGCAATTTTACATCGAGCGCAACATGGGCAAGCAGGTGAAAGATATCTTTACCCGTATCGGTTTCTCTGGCGACCATAGCCGTACTATTGCCCAAGTTGAGGCCGGTGCCTATCAGGTAGGCGCGGTGAACTACAAGGTGTGGGAAACCGCCGTAGCCAATGGCACAGTCGATACCAATAAGGTGAAGGTGATCTGGGAAACTCCAGCCTATCCTGACTATCAGTGGACGGTACGTGCCGATGCCGATCAACGTTTCGGCGAAGGCTTTACCGAGAAGCTGACCAAGGCGCTACTGGAGATGAAAGATCCGGATCTGCTGGCCAGCTTCCCACGTCAGTCGTTTGTTGAGGCAGACAACGCAGATTACGAGCCTATCGAATCTGTGGCCACGGCGATCGGCCTGCTAGATTAA
- a CDS encoding sigma-54-dependent transcriptional regulator: protein MEQPKLHILVVEDEPDQRALIVQMLTANQYLVESADSVEQAIVMIKASAPDLVFSDWKLGQLTGMDLLNYVRREHPDMGFIIATAYGTITHAVDAMQAGADDYLAKPYQRQSLLLAIEKVAKSIALKRQNRRLSSELSQQQELVGLVGRSALMQKVYQRVQRVSATDATVLIGGESGTGKELAARALYQLSGRSHKPFVAINCGAIPESLAEAELFGAEKGAYTGANTQKIGKLEAADGGTVFLDEIGELPLLQQTKLLRFLQEGVISRLGQNSEIKLDVRVIAATHRDLQQEVAEGRFREDLYYRLNVVPIHMPALRERPEDIGRLVEHFLKLHANQYGMEVPKLSRDTLKSLLDHSWPGNVRELANRIERFVLLGDEEEMVQELGAAPQPLDTRRFVLPEAGIEWESFEKDCLRQALDRFEGNRTKAAKCLGLSYKAFLYRLEKYQLV, encoded by the coding sequence ATGGAGCAGCCTAAGTTGCATATTTTGGTGGTTGAGGATGAGCCTGATCAGAGAGCATTGATCGTACAGATGTTGACGGCCAACCAGTATTTGGTGGAGAGTGCCGACAGCGTCGAGCAGGCGATTGTGATGATTAAGGCATCGGCACCGGATCTGGTGTTTTCCGACTGGAAGCTGGGACAGTTGACTGGGATGGATCTGCTTAATTATGTGCGCCGCGAACATCCCGATATGGGCTTTATCATCGCCACCGCCTACGGCACCATCACCCACGCGGTGGATGCCATGCAGGCGGGGGCAGATGACTATCTGGCCAAGCCCTATCAGCGCCAGAGTCTGCTGTTGGCCATCGAAAAGGTGGCCAAATCTATCGCCCTTAAACGGCAGAACCGTCGTCTCTCTTCCGAACTGTCTCAGCAGCAGGAGCTGGTGGGGCTGGTGGGGCGCTCCGCCTTGATGCAGAAGGTGTATCAGAGGGTACAGCGGGTGAGCGCCACAGATGCGACCGTGCTGATTGGCGGCGAGAGTGGCACGGGCAAGGAGCTGGCGGCGCGAGCGCTTTACCAGCTGTCGGGCCGTAGCCATAAGCCCTTCGTCGCTATCAACTGCGGCGCTATCCCAGAGTCTCTGGCCGAGGCGGAGCTGTTCGGCGCCGAGAAGGGGGCTTACACGGGGGCCAATACCCAGAAGATAGGTAAACTGGAGGCCGCCGATGGCGGGACAGTTTTTCTCGATGAGATAGGCGAACTGCCCCTGCTGCAACAGACCAAGCTGCTGCGTTTCTTGCAAGAGGGGGTGATATCCCGTCTCGGGCAGAACAGCGAGATCAAGCTGGATGTCAGGGTGATTGCTGCGACCCATAGGGACCTGCAACAGGAGGTGGCCGAGGGGCGTTTTCGTGAGGATCTCTATTACCGCCTCAATGTGGTGCCTATCCATATGCCGGCGCTCCGGGAGCGACCCGAGGATATCGGCCGACTGGTGGAGCACTTTCTTAAACTTCACGCCAATCAATATGGCATGGAGGTGCCCAAGTTAAGCCGGGATACCTTAAAGTCGCTGCTAGACCATAGCTGGCCGGGTAACGTGCGCGAGCTGGCGAATCGCATCGAACGTTTCGTGTTACTCGGCGATGAAGAGGAGATGGTGCAGGAACTCGGCGCCGCGCCGCAGCCGCTGGATACCAGGCGTTTTGTCTTGCCCGAGGCGGGTATCGAGTGGGAGAGTTTCGAGAAGGATTGCCTGCGTCAGGCCCTGGACCGTTTCGAAGGCAATCGCACCAAGGCGGCTAAGTGTTTAGGCCTGAGCTATAAGGCCTTTCTCTATCGCCTGGAGAAATATCAGCTGGTCTAG
- a CDS encoding response regulator — translation MRILVVEDDPLLSHHLKVQLSELGNQVQVAQTAKEGFYQATNYPIDIAIIDLGLPDQDGISLIQSLRKAELKAPILILTARVNWQDKVEGLNAGADDYLVKPFQKEELVARLDALVRRSAGFVKPQITSGPLELDLAAKQVTLDQSPMEVTAFEYQILEYLMRHCHEVVAKQRLLDVIYGDKEGDPNTIEVMVSRLRKKLTKGGLENPIATIRGQGYKFNLPCK, via the coding sequence ATGAGAATTTTGGTCGTTGAAGATGATCCCCTACTGTCCCACCACCTCAAGGTACAACTGAGTGAGTTGGGCAACCAGGTTCAAGTCGCCCAAACTGCCAAAGAAGGCTTCTATCAGGCAACTAACTATCCCATAGACATTGCCATCATAGACCTTGGCCTGCCGGATCAAGACGGGATCTCGCTGATCCAGTCTCTGCGCAAGGCCGAACTCAAGGCGCCTATTCTTATCCTCACCGCCCGGGTCAACTGGCAGGATAAGGTCGAGGGGCTCAACGCCGGCGCCGACGACTATCTGGTGAAACCCTTCCAGAAAGAGGAGCTGGTCGCCAGGCTCGACGCCTTGGTGCGTCGCAGTGCGGGCTTCGTCAAGCCGCAGATCACCAGCGGACCGTTAGAGCTGGACTTGGCCGCCAAACAGGTCACCCTGGATCAGAGCCCTATGGAAGTGACCGCGTTCGAATATCAGATCCTCGAATACCTGATGCGCCACTGTCACGAAGTAGTGGCCAAACAGCGACTGCTGGATGTGATCTATGGCGATAAGGAAGGCGATCCCAACACTATTGAAGTAATGGTGAGCCGTCTGCGCAAGAAACTGACCAAGGGCGGACTGGAAAACCCCATCGCCACCATTCGCGGTCAGGGCTACAAGTTTAATCTGCCATGCAAATAA
- a CDS encoding ATP-binding protein produces MQIRFKPKQRLLTRMFLTSLSIIALVGFGLAWLVNLLYAQNSYNEETAELIAEIPKVAAELREHDLIPETSEWLDENNTPEKYIIASCNEDFKQVWTSSLAVDRGLFDTCERFNEIRFDSPPYYLNLADSKNYFVYLLSVEIAKQKYNLLVMKDAQKLEKEFDKFSRRTYWRLGMILALALVLLISAGYWGMRPLVRMRNELHQVSSGKAKALSEDYPVELEGVTQALNQLLVQSSAQQERYQNAMNDLAHSLKTRLAAVHAITDDQTLSKSGASEKIMEQVSQMDQLVKYQLKRAMLGRKGLKQEQTLVAPLIDQLSQMLFKVYRDKQIQFSADIPDDQVFPGDKGDLMELCGNLMENAFKLCISKVAVTARYSDNSEFVLIVEDDGPGVPEAIRQRIIERGVRADTQKAGQGIGLAVCNEIVSSYNGSLSIDTSSLEGARFTIKIPL; encoded by the coding sequence ATGCAAATAAGGTTTAAACCCAAACAGCGTCTGCTCACGCGGATGTTTCTCACCTCGCTCTCCATCATCGCCTTGGTGGGCTTCGGCCTCGCCTGGCTGGTCAACCTATTGTACGCCCAGAATAGCTACAACGAAGAGACCGCCGAGCTTATCGCCGAGATCCCCAAGGTGGCCGCCGAGCTGCGGGAGCACGACCTGATCCCCGAGACCTCAGAATGGCTGGACGAGAACAACACCCCGGAAAAATATATCATCGCCAGCTGCAACGAGGATTTCAAACAGGTGTGGACCTCCTCCCTGGCCGTTGATCGCGGTCTGTTCGACACCTGCGAGCGCTTCAACGAGATACGCTTCGACTCGCCGCCCTACTACCTCAACCTCGCCGACAGTAAAAACTACTTCGTCTACCTGCTCTCGGTGGAGATCGCCAAGCAAAAATACAACCTGCTGGTGATGAAAGACGCGCAGAAGCTGGAGAAGGAGTTCGACAAGTTCAGTCGCCGTACCTACTGGCGCCTGGGCATGATCTTGGCCTTGGCCCTGGTGCTATTGATCAGTGCCGGCTACTGGGGAATGCGCCCCTTGGTGCGTATGCGTAATGAGCTGCACCAGGTCAGCAGCGGCAAGGCCAAGGCGCTCTCCGAAGATTACCCTGTGGAGCTCGAAGGGGTCACCCAGGCCCTCAACCAACTGCTGGTGCAATCCAGTGCCCAGCAGGAGCGCTATCAGAACGCGATGAACGATCTTGCCCACAGCCTGAAGACGCGTCTGGCGGCGGTGCACGCCATCACGGATGACCAGACCCTGAGCAAGTCCGGGGCCAGCGAGAAGATCATGGAACAGGTCAGTCAGATGGATCAGTTGGTCAAGTATCAGCTCAAGCGTGCCATGCTCGGCCGTAAGGGCCTCAAGCAGGAGCAGACCCTGGTCGCGCCGCTGATCGACCAGCTATCGCAGATGCTGTTTAAGGTCTACCGTGACAAGCAGATCCAATTTAGCGCCGATATCCCCGATGATCAGGTGTTCCCTGGTGACAAAGGCGATCTGATGGAGCTGTGTGGTAACCTGATGGAGAACGCCTTCAAGCTGTGTATTAGTAAGGTAGCGGTCACCGCCCGTTACAGCGATAACAGCGAGTTTGTCTTGATCGTGGAGGATGACGGCCCGGGGGTACCCGAGGCCATACGTCAAAGGATCATAGAGCGCGGCGTTCGCGCCGACACTCAAAAGGCTGGCCAAGGCATAGGGCTTGCCGTCTGTAACGAAATCGTCTCCAGCTACAACGGCAGCCTCAGCATAGATACCTCATCCCTCGAGGGAGCGAGGTTCACCATCAAGATCCCGCTTTAA